Below is a genomic region from Medicago truncatula cultivar Jemalong A17 chromosome 3, MtrunA17r5.0-ANR, whole genome shotgun sequence.
TTGAGGAAGCaatgaatttattttacaagATGGACGTCGGGAGAAAATATTCGTTTCGCTTCAGTCTTTCTCAAGGTTCTTGTCAAGTTTCTGATGGTGCTAGTCTCCAGAAAAAGGTGAAGGAAATGTGTGAGGCGGGACAAATTTTGAAGGCTTACAAGTTAATCACTGATCATGCTGGCGACCTTAGGCTTGACATCATTTCATACAACATTCTAATCAATGCCTTTTGCTTGGATCGTGAATTTAATGCTGCTTATAATCTTTTTGAGGAACTGCAAAAGAAGGGTCTCTCACCCGATAGTGTTACATATGGGACAATTATCAAAGGGTTGTTCATAGTTGACAGAGAAGATGATGCCTTTAAGGTTTTTCAGCGTATGCAAAAGACTGGCTCTGAACCTACCCTCTCAGTTTATAGAACACTTATGACTTGTTTATGTAGAAAGAGCAAGGTCTCACGGGCATTCACTCTTTATTTGGAATATTTGAAGAGCCTTCCTAGTCGGGACAACGACTCAATCAGTACtctagaaaaatatttattcgGAGAAAAATTAGAACAAGTGATTCGAAGTTTACTTGAAGTGGACTTCAAGGCCAGAGATTTTAAATTAGTTCCATATACAATTCTACTTATTGGGTTATGTCAGGCAGGAAAAGTATCTGAAGCATTAATTATATTCTCTGTTCTTGATGAGttcaatatcaaaatcaatgcTACAAGTTGTGTACATTTGATCAGAAGTCTTTGTAAGGAACAAaggtgtcataccccaatttttgacttaaggtcccactgacacgtGTCGTTTAACCATGATCAATCTCTAACTTTTCAGTAAAAATtaggcagggaggtattttaaaatacctcatagttggttccgagtcgggccctcttctctctttatttttattttttatttcattttttaattccatcttttatttaagattttcttgttaattaattaactttaattttgttttaaaaaaatatttctttatttctatGTTAAtctcatcctttttttttagtctttatcccttttactattattttattttttagtctttatcccttctttttttttttttattattttgtccaATGATAATATCCAAATGGTCCAAGTTCAAATCCAAACAGCCTATCACGCATCACACTCAATCTGCAGAGTTCATTCCTCCCCAAGCCAAGGCAATTTTGTTGCTTCTCTTtaacaaaccctaaccctacCCAAGATGCTATAAAAGAAAGAGTCAATTCATCAAGAAAAGGGGGGAGAAAGCCAATTCATCAAGAAAAGGGGGAGAACAGAGTCTTATTTCAATTTCAGTTTCagttttattagaaaaatcttagtctgctttttttttatttttttattatttatttaggtTCTCCaaactattttcaatttaattcacAGTTTCAATTGTCTCTTTATTCTTTGCATTCATGCTGCCATTGTCATTGCTCATTCACGTTGCTATTACTCATTCACGTTTATAATCTCATTTGTTTTTAACATTTAATTCACGATAGCTATTGCATCATTTAGAACCTTGAGAACTCTTGTTTTACGTTTATTTAATTCCAAATCTTATTAGTTTTGATTGCCATGTTAATTCATTCCCAATCCCATTAAATCCATTGCCGCCGTGCTTTTACatattatttgttatattattagttGCTGATTGAGTTCAGTTGTGTTGCTGCAATTCAATCCATGAgtccaatttcaatttcatgttttgttaTTCCATTTAAATTCTATTGCTACTAcacatttattttcattatgttCAATTCCAATTATTCTGTTACACGTATTCTATAGCATTCCAATTGAGTGTTTTTTTGGTTGCTATTGTGTCTCTATTTGTGTGCTGCTACATGCGGTTGTGCGATAATTTTCGTTGCTACATGTTAGATGTGTTGTTTACTTTATTCTCATTATTATGGCTGCAAGGCTGTTctattttaaattcaatttgCTCAGAATTGATTTCTAACCGCAGCTATTCTTTCTAGTTAAAGCTTCCATCATTAACAGGTGTTTGCCGTGGCTGTTCTATTCCATTCCAATTGCAAGGCCGTAACTGCTCTCCAAAGTTAAAGAGATTCCATCATAAAGAGAACCGGTGGCCCCTTcgcatttctttttttaatttcttcttcatgcattttttcttttctttagcattttatttttttaattctcatGCTTCTTTATTATTCCACatattacatatttattttcGTCATTTGTTTTATTACATAGATTTATAATGCCTCTTAGTTGTGGTGGTCCAACGCCACCACGAGGTACctacgtttttatttttatattccgttagtttaatttgtccaattattcaaaaacaacaaaaatatacaaatagtacaaaactacaaaaatatatatttttataataaaccttgatccaaatcaagtgaccgcatttttattttctttttttaatcaaactccaatcaatttaactttacttcaagtcttttttttttttttcaatattaaaaaacacaaacgaatactcatttgccacttgacttttcattttaaaacctttttcaaaactaataaaaaaatattttcaaataggggtagtttgaactttttttcccctttttcttaaaaaagaaaattaaatgttcagttgTGAAATAATatgtgagtcaaaagctaatcaaatagctttaatctccgaaaaatgacgcagtaaaaatattttcttaaaatcttgagAAGGTTTTCATGTTGAAGCCAATGATTTGTAATTACCTCCTCACGTGTCTTCTTTCTTCCCGAGCTTATAAGGAGTGTGCTGTTGATCTTATTGGTGGGATGGAATCTTTGGGATACCGTTTAAATTCAGAAGAATTTGCAACGACATTGGCACTTTTAACACCAATACTGAAAAGGAAAGAGAGGAAAAATAACACTCAGAAAAGATTAAATTACACTGATTGAATTAGATGACCGAGTTTCTTTATGTGGTTCTTCAATGAATATCCCCAGTTACGAAAATGGTTGTGAATCAAGAGACCACTACACTTTTTGATGAACCAAAGGTGCCCTTTATCCCTTCTGTATATGTTTTTTCTTGAAGCAGTCCTTATGGGtatattaaatttcaaataatgTGTTTCCAGAGTTATTGTAGAATAGTACAAGGACCGATTGAGAGGTATATCCTTGCATGCTTCCTTTTAGAATTTTACTTCAAACCAAGAAATCACCCCCTATTTCAATTAGTATCCCGTATCCAAGTTCTGCAGTTTTAGGATGGTGTTATTTATGTCGATAAATGACTTGAATTCTCTTTACGATGAAAAATAGGAAAAGCAGGTGTTTTGTTTAACGCCTCCTATTTTATTTGcctttatttttgttcattttgcaGCTAAAATATATAAGCACTTACAACTTTTGATCAAATTAGGAACTTTGCAAAAGGCAAAATAATTGCACTGCTTTTGGACTATGATGGAACTTTTTCACCAATTGTGGTTAATCCTTACTGTGCTTTCATGTCGGACAATGTATGTGTGTGATATTCTACTCAATTTTACTGTCTAATTTCTATTCTTCCTATAATTATTCTGATCTGGTAAGGTCTGCAGATGTGTGCTGCTGTTAAAAAGGCCGCAGAGTATTTTCCAACAACAATAACTTGTCTAAGAAGTCATGACAAggtagttaaaaaaaaattctatctaacacaatttttttcttcctttttcctttctcttatCGATTTAAGGATAAATGAGTATTTTGTACAACCAAATTTAGACAAACTTTTGTGccaaatttgataatttttctCTTATCGATTAAACTTAGGTGCCGATTGAATTAAGCAGTACAAGATAAATGTTTAGGTACATCAGTAGAGGAGTGTATACCAGTGCTAGGATTAGAACTAGAATTAAAACAAGAGGCGGGACTGGCTTGAGCTGATGGATTGGAAGGAACTTGAGATTTGGAAACTCATAGAGGCCATGTCTGCCAACTTGACCATGACACTCATGAGGTATAGCAGGTTGAAACTGTTGATTGAACCTATGGTAACAATAGGATGCAATGTGCCCAAACTCAAAACAGACCTGACACTGAATATTGCCAAAACGTCCTCCTCCACGACCACGACCTGAATTAGGATAACCAGAACCTGAAGGAGTAGATTCAGAAGAGTGAGGCACAATTTGGGATACAGACATGTCACCAGCAGAAGGTGCAGGCGTGAGATTAACCGACACTGAATCAGTGCTTGCAGCTTTCTTTAACTTTTGAAGATGCGTTTCGTGAGCCAGACGtattgtttttcaaatatatatgagTTTGAGGAGGTGATTTTTCAGTCATTGAGATGATTTAGAGGGTCAATGAGGGTGGATTTTATTGAGAGGAGAGTGCTGAGTTGTTGTGGCAAAGAAAACTAGTGGTGGTAACTGTGTTTGGGAAAAGAAGGAGAATGTGAAGAGAAAGGAAAAGGTTTCATTGTTAAGAAATAAGGAAGTTGGGTggtgttgaaatttggggccaaactcatccttacaaaaccgatttgtaaggtgaggagtgcctcctctttataaactcttctcaagagtcctatctatctgatgtgggactaaatccaccccctcaaagccaacacaatgaaggtgttggaggctgcaatgaaggcCAACCAAAGGTCGCAATTTAGGCGACTAGGGACGGACCTCAATTAAGGCAGAATTTCCAACAGGTGGGAACACAGTAAGAGATTAAGATGCAATATATATCTGACATTGGAAGAGAAGGAGCAAATAATAAAGGAGAGAAAAAGTAATGCTAGTCTCTAGTAACTTGGtttataaactcttatttagatttttctctttatattttacatttgaattttttttttttttttttttttttctgtttggaTAATGACACTTTTCAATCGATTGATAAAATGAATgtacttattattattactta
It encodes:
- the LOC25489851 gene encoding pentatricopeptide repeat-containing protein At1g79540, producing the protein MVVEAKELFNRMEKLGCELSIVTFNALINGLCKAKNLEEAMNLFYKMDVGRKYSFRFSLSQGSCQVSDGASLQKKVKEMCEAGQILKAYKLITDHAGDLRLDIISYNILINAFCLDREFNAAYNLFEELQKKGLSPDSVTYGTIIKGLFIVDREDDAFKVFQRMQKTGSEPTLSVYRTLMTCLCRKSKVSRAFTLYLEYLKSLPSRDNDSISTLEKYLFGEKLEQVIRSLLEVDFKARDFKLVPYTILLIGLCQAGKVSEALIIFSVLDEFNIKINATSCVHLIRSLCKEQRCHTPIFDLRSH